GAGCGAGGCCCAGCAGTTCAAGCTGACAAGCCCCGACATCAAGCCGAACGGCGTGATCGCCGAGGAGCAGGTGTTCAATGGCTTCGGCTGCTCGGGCAAGAATGTCTCGCCCGCGCTGTCCTGGGCTGGTGCCCCCAAGGGAGCGAAGAGCTTCGCCCTGCTGGTGCACGATCCGGACGCGCCCACGGGCGGCGCCGGCTGGTGGCATTGGCTCGTGGTCAACATCCCGGCGAGCGTCACCGAGCTCCAGAAGGACGCCGGCAAGGCCGACGGCACCACCCTGCCGCAGGGCGCGGAACACATCAGCACCGACTTCGGCGGCCCTGGCTGGGGTGGCCCCTGCCCACCGGCGGGCGACCGGCCGCACCGCTACAACTTCACGCTCCACGCGCTGAAAGTGGAGAAGCTCGATCTGCCCAAGGGGGCGACCGCCTCGCTCGCCGGCTTCATGGTCAACGCCAACTCGATCGGTAAGGCCACGCTGACCGGCAAGTACGGCCGGAAGAAGTAGCAGCGCCCCGATGCCTTCATCCTGCCCATGACAGCCCGGGTGATCGTCTCGACGCAGGACGGGGTGGCCGAGGTTCGGCTCAACCGACCGGACAAGATGAACGCGCTGGACCTCGGCATGTTCGAGGCGCTCGTGGAGACGGGGCGGGCGCTCGCGGGGGAGGCCTCGCTCCGCGCGGTGGTGCTCTCGGGCGAGGGGCGCGCCTTCTCGGCGGGCCTCGATTTCGCGAGCTTCATGGCGCTGGCCGAGGGCAGCGATGGGGCCGGCCGGCTCCTCCGGCGCGAGCCGGGAGGCACGGCGAACCACGCCCAGCAGGCCGCGTCGGTGTGGATGGACCTGCCCGTTCCGGTGATCGCCGCCGTGCACGGCGTGGCCTTCGGCGGGGGACTGCAGATCGCGCTCGGCGCCGACATCCGCTTCGTCACGCCCGAGGCGCAGCTCTCGGTGATGGAGGTCAAGTGGGGGCTCATTCCCGACATGACCGGGAGCCAGACGCTGAGACGCCTCGTGCGCCTGGACGTCGCGAAGGAGCTCACCTTCACCGGACGCATCGTGTCGGGCAGAGAGGCGGTGGCGCTGGGGCTGGCCACCCATGTGAGCGACGATCCACGCGGGGCGGCGCTCGCGCTGGCGCGGGAGATCGCGACCCGCTCGCCAGATGCCGTGCGCGCCGCCAAGCGCCTCCTCGACCGCGCAGGGCTCGTGACGGTCGAGGAGGGGCTCAGGCTCGAGGAGTCCCTCCAGCTCTCGCTGATCCGTTCGCCGAACCAGATCGAGGCCGTCCGCGCCAACATCGAGAAGCGGCCGCCGCGCTTCGTCGATCCCGCCTGACGGCGCCGCGCCCACGCCTCCCGGTCAGCGTGGCGCGTCCTCGACGCTGACCCAGCCGCCGCCGCGCGCGGAGGCCGCCACGGCGTCGAGCACCGCCTGGGCGCGCATGCCGTCCTCGAACGAGGGGGAGGCGCTCTGCCCCTTTGCGATCGCTGCGAGGAAGCGCTTCACGAGCGGGCCGATGGTCGCCTTGCCCGTGACCTCGATCGGATCGCCGTCGCCCACCGAGCGGGGAAGCCCCGCCCTGACCTGCACGGGCTCGAGCCCCTTCGTGCCGGAGGCGGCCAGAAGCTCGCCGCGGTACCAGCGTCCCGCCCGGCCCCGCCCGATGCTGTAGCGGAGCGCGCCGAGGCTGCCATAGGCCTCCAGGGTCTGGTCGTTGGCGGCGCGCGCCACGCGGCTCACCTGCAAGGTGGCCTGCGCTCCGGAGGCGATCTCGACCATCGCCGTGCAGAAGTCCTCGGTGTCCGCCGCCTTCTCGCCACCCGGCACCGTGCGCGAGGGATAGGCGATACCGGCGCTCGCCGACACGCGCACCGGCTCGCCGAAATTCCACCGGATGAGGTCCACCAGGTGGACGCCCAGATCGCCCATGACCCCGTGCCCGGCCTGCGCCCTGTCCATGCGCCATGTGGGCTGGACCGACTCATCCGCCCAGCGTGGAACCAGGTAGCGCCCGCTCACGTGGAAGAGCCGGCCGAGGAAGCCCTCGTCCACCATGGCGTGCAGCCGCTGCATGGCGGCGGGAAAGCGCCAGTTGAAGCACGTCATGGCCACGCGCCCGGCGCGGGTGGCCGCCTCGCTCATGGCGCGCGCCTCGGCGGCGTTCAGCGCCAGCGGCTTCTCGCACAGCACATGCGCCCCCGCGGAGAGCGCCTCGACGGCGATCACGCGATGGAGGGCGGGCGGGGCGGCGATGACCACGATGTCGGGGCGCGCCTGCTCGAGCATGGCCTCCCAGCGGTCGAAGGTGCGCGGGACGCCGTAGCGCTGCGCGACCTCGCGCGCCTTGGCCTCGTCGCGCTGGCAGACGGCGACCACCTCGCACCCCTGGGACTGGAAGGCCGGGATATGAGCGCGGCCGAAGCCGAGCCCGATGACGCCTACCGTGTGCCGCCGCTTCGCCATGTCGTGTCTCCCCTCGCCGGTCCTACGCCGGCCTCACGCGTGGATGCGCCCGCCCCGGGACGACCTGCGTGGTCCGAATCAGACGGAGGCGCCGGTCAGCCCGTGGTGGAAGAGGTCCCATTGCTGGCCCGCGCGTTCGACCATCGCCTCCACATCCTCGGCGAGGGCGTGACGGGCCGCCACGAGCGACTCGGCGATCGCGCGCACACGGCGCAGGTACTCGGCGCGCGAGGCGTAGCGCTCGGCGATGGAGGGACGCGGATCGCCCGAGGCCGCGCGCTCCGCCGCCGTGCGCGCGAACGGCAGCGTCGAGCCCATCATGCTCATGAGATCCCCCGGCGCCCCCTGGGCGGGATGGCGGGGGTTCCAGCCTGTGAAGGTCCCCAGCGGGACCGCGAGCTCCACGGGGCGGATGCCCGCGACCTCGTTGCCGTCGCCATCCACTGCGGAGACGAAGGTCACGAAGGGCGCGCCGACCTTGGGGGGCAGCTCCGTCACCACGCCCTCCCCGAAGGAGGCGCCAAGATCCAGCCGCGCGGGACGGGCGAGCCGGTCGGGAAAGCGCAGGCCGGGGATGGCGGCGAAGGCCGGCCGCGTGGATTCGGCAGGCACCGCCGTGCCGTCGGCGAGGCGCGGGACGGCGCTGGGGGGTGGCTCCACGCCCGCCGTCACCCACCGGTCGAGATTCACGAGGGCCGCGCGCAGGAGCGGCGCATAGTCCACGACGTTGAAGGCATGGAGCCCCCGCCCGCCCGTGTTGGGATCCGCCGAGGGCGGCGGCAGGGCGCCCGGCGTGTGCTGTGTCCCGGCGAGGAGATAGATGCGCACCTCCGCCGGTGGCTCCACGTCCCGGCCCCCCACGGCGTCGGTGTGGACCAGCGAGGCATCTCCCCGCCAGTACTCCGCGGAGGTGTTGATGGTGAAGATCCTCGGCACCTTTCGCCGGGCCCTGAGCCGCAGGAGGAGGCCGTCGCGCTCGCCCGTCACGGGATCGGTCGCCTCCTCGTCCGCGAAGGGGAAGAGGCTGCCCACGCCCTCCGTGGCGTTGAGCGAGGGCTGGCCGAAGCGCATGTTGAACTCGCCGCGCCGGGCGCCCGCCACATGCGGGATCACCGCGTCGAAGACCTGCCTTCCCGCCTCGTCCTCGTTGAGCCCGAGGTAGAGGAGATGGCGCAGGAAGCGCCCGCTCTGGGAGACGCCGAAGGCGTAGGCGCGCTCGATCCGGCCCGCGCAGGGGTTGCCGGCGGCGGCGGCGCCACCGCGGAGAAACGCCGCGGCGTCGCGCACGGCCAGCAGCCCCAGCCCCACCACCGGCGGATCCTGGGAGCGGTAGACCAGATCGTAGATCTTCCCCGGCTCGAAGCCACCGCCCAGGTGGATATGCGAGGCGTCGGGCACCAGGCGGTACTGCTCGCGCCGCCGGAAGCCCCAGGCGCTCCGCGGCACGACCACGGCCGCAGCGCCGGCGTGCTCGCGCACGGTCAGTGCCGCCTCCGGATCGTGGAGATCCAGGCTCGGATGGGGAATGTGGCAGCGGTCGGCCAGCGGCAGCACGTCGGCGCGGGCATTGGGCCGCCACTGACAGCGGAGCCGGCCCCCCGCGCCCGCGGCCCGGGGCGCCCCGAGGGCCATGAGCCCGTCCTGGCG
The Candidatus Rokuibacteriota bacterium genome window above contains:
- a CDS encoding YbhB/YbcL family Raf kinase inhibitor-like protein; the protein is MAQTMLVGSLLLMVGLAVASVSEAQQFKLTSPDIKPNGVIAEEQVFNGFGCSGKNVSPALSWAGAPKGAKSFALLVHDPDAPTGGAGWWHWLVVNIPASVTELQKDAGKADGTTLPQGAEHISTDFGGPGWGGPCPPAGDRPHRYNFTLHALKVEKLDLPKGATASLAGFMVNANSIGKATLTGKYGRKK
- a CDS encoding crotonase/enoyl-CoA hydratase family protein, yielding MTARVIVSTQDGVAEVRLNRPDKMNALDLGMFEALVETGRALAGEASLRAVVLSGEGRAFSAGLDFASFMALAEGSDGAGRLLRREPGGTANHAQQAASVWMDLPVPVIAAVHGVAFGGGLQIALGADIRFVTPEAQLSVMEVKWGLIPDMTGSQTLRRLVRLDVAKELTFTGRIVSGREAVALGLATHVSDDPRGAALALAREIATRSPDAVRAAKRLLDRAGLVTVEEGLRLEESLQLSLIRSPNQIEAVRANIEKRPPRFVDPA
- a CDS encoding Gfo/Idh/MocA family oxidoreductase is translated as MAKRRHTVGVIGLGFGRAHIPAFQSQGCEVVAVCQRDEAKAREVAQRYGVPRTFDRWEAMLEQARPDIVVIAAPPALHRVIAVEALSAGAHVLCEKPLALNAAEARAMSEAATRAGRVAMTCFNWRFPAAMQRLHAMVDEGFLGRLFHVSGRYLVPRWADESVQPTWRMDRAQAGHGVMGDLGVHLVDLIRWNFGEPVRVSASAGIAYPSRTVPGGEKAADTEDFCTAMVEIASGAQATLQVSRVARAANDQTLEAYGSLGALRYSIGRGRAGRWYRGELLAASGTKGLEPVQVRAGLPRSVGDGDPIEVTGKATIGPLVKRFLAAIAKGQSASPSFEDGMRAQAVLDAVAASARGGGWVSVEDAPR